DNA sequence from the Vicia villosa cultivar HV-30 ecotype Madison, WI linkage group LG3, Vvil1.0, whole genome shotgun sequence genome:
TTCCCTCAAAGATTTGATGGAAGCAAAGTGCAGCAATGAGAGGCTTTATTGTGCAAGGGTTCTCCGAAGCACCCATTGACAAACCAATCACTACTGAGTGCACCACAATTCCTAACTCCAAAACCTGAAAACCCAATTCCACACAAATCATATCAACAAAATAATAAACAAGAAACCcagtaaatatataaaatttaataacgAAGAAGTTGATTAACGTACCTGAGCCACAACACGGTAACGAAGCAATTGTTCGGCATTCACATTCTTGTCATGTCCATTTGCAACTGCAAGATCATGACCATGATCATGACCATGACCATGACCAAGTTCCAATTCCTTTGTCGTTTTGGAATCATTCAAAGAAGAAGACATGGGAAGTTTCTTCTTGAAGTAACTTATCGAAAATGAATCAACCATGAGAGTAAAAACAGCGGATATCATAGCAATGAAAGTGGTGAATGGGAATTTATGCCAAGGGTGTTGAGGCAAACAAGGAGAAGTTAAATCTGCAAATGAATCAGGCATCACATGCATATAACCGGTAGCGAGTATAACACCGGAGGCGAAAGCTTTTATAATGACGAACAAGTCTCCGTCGGGGTTTAAAGCCGGAATCGAAGTTGTGAAAATTGGAATACAAATACCAACCATGCTTGATAATAATAGGCAAAATATTGCAATTACCTTTAACTTTAATGCTTCATTTTTATCGTGACAACCACCTTCGTATTTCGATGAACATTCTTCACATGAGACTAATGgtaatgataatgatagaaataaAATGATTGTAACTATAAGTTTGGGATTGTTTCTTACCATATTGCTTAAAAAAAACAACTGAACTGAACTTGTTGGAAGAGACAGTGATGTGATGTGAGAAAGAATGTTTGTTACAATGAGAGGTTTTGAGAGGTTTTATAGATAGAAATTATTTCATAGTTTAGATGTGAAAAATAGTGAAATTACTTTGTTGCACTTAAGGTAAagtgtttttatatataatttatatatagtttGGGGTAAATTTGGAATAATAGAGAGAGTGTGGTTGCTTCTGTTGGATGTGTGGTAAATATGGTTCCTTGAAAATATGAACCATTATGGCATAAGTAAAACACACGCTTTGAATTCTTCTTTTATTTAAAGGGAGATACAATTATGACACATgtgaaaatgaaaaattatgtGGAAGAGTGActagttaatattttttttcctaCAAAACTAGttaaaaattatgaaatattgtttaatttgataattttgttatagaattttaaaattaaaagatagattaattgaaatttttaataacaacaaataacaaataattaaatacttaatttAATATATCATAGAAACATCAACACTTATAGACATAACTatacatatataattaaatatgatttttaaagcATGATTTAACTTGCAGCAACTTATAAATTGGACACAATAAAGGACAATTTAATATAGTTAATTTAACTTGcagcaacttttttttttttgacaaaaagcAGCAACTTATAACTTATAACTCCAATGTTTTTATAATTTCATCATATCTGTTCTAtgcttaattttatctttaactttaatatatttattttctgttttttcatatttattaataaaaaatacttttaccgtgttgtatttattttttgttgcaaatatacttttttttaatatatgagttaaatatatatatatctatatatcatATTTTTTACATCAATGATAACTAGTTATCTTATATCTTTTGTATATTAATTagtgacaaatatttttttttatgttatcaaTGACAAAtactttatttatgtttttataaatcaattttattttacaaacttTTAATTTCACGGGAGTCAGTTCATCTCTGTCTCCATTGATTCATATTGTCGAGTGCTTTAAAAACTCACATCTCTTAAAATATTTCTcgtaattatttaatatatgatgacatatttttaattactttaacaatgcttaaacaaatatataaatgacTTAAAAAAGCTAACAAACTACAAACATATATTGTATCACATAAAACTCCTCAACATCCTTAATACTACACtataattaagaaaatttctttgacCACCTCCCAATCTTCTAGTTCACCTCTAGTGAAAaatccaaactacccctgacttcggaaatgcatttccgaaatgcaagaaaaaggtgttttcggagatgcatctccgaaagcgccttttttttttgaaaaaattgtcttatttcggaagttcatttccgaaaacagcatttcagaagttcatttccgaaatactgcgcgttttgcagatttagcaaaacaCTCCCCttccccattcatttaccctaattcaacatcaaacacaaccaaaggagaaattttgtgcaaacacttccaaggctacatcaaaggctccaataagcttcctatactacattaaaaagcactccaatctcttcaatcagtaagcattttgagttttagatctataattaaaattcatattagggtgtttacaaatagcaaaaaatgtattaggttaggttggtactgatatttaggatgtttagaatgtgtagacataggtttgaagtttgattttggggtttgccattggaggttgcagagaagttctgcacaggggtgtttcggaagttcatttccgaaaacacctccatcccattttcggaaatgaacttccaaattgtatcagaagtgcaatttttttagttttttcttttgtctcgtatattaatcgatttcaattgtttacaggaacatgtcagacaaccaaccagcacgcatcagatagGGTAGAGAGactcagactgcgtcggctagacgcgagcgggcggcggtgcagctggcgtcgacacagggacgggggcagggtcggggacgacgtgtgcgagttcccgtggacgtgggagagggtacctcttcatctggatctaggagttggctggctcgggtatcttcttcccgccagcgagaggaggaggaggaggagagcaggaggaggaggtggcagtgccgTACCACGAGCcagaggggg
Encoded proteins:
- the LOC131658733 gene encoding fe(2+) transport protein 1-like, with the protein product MVRNNPKLIVTIILFLSLSLPLVSCEECSSKYEGGCHDKNEALKLKVIAIFCLLLSSMVGICIPIFTTSIPALNPDGDLFVIIKAFASGVILATGYMHVMPDSFADLTSPCLPQHPWHKFPFTTFIAMISAVFTLMVDSFSISYFKKKLPMSSSLNDSKTTKELELGHGHGHDHGHDLAVANGHDKNVNAEQLLRYRVVAQVLELGIVVHSVVIGLSMGASENPCTIKPLIAALCFHQIFEGMGLGGCILQADYGVGMKGIMVFFFSVTTPFGIILGIGLSKVYSDTSPTALIVEGILNAISAGLLNYMALVELLANDFMGAKLQSRIKLQLWSYVAVLLGAGGMSIMAIWA